The region GTGCTTATGGTCGACGATGCGGGCGTTCGTCCCAGCGGTGGGTCGTCCATGCCTGACGGATCAGGCTACGTACAGTGATGATCGTGCCGGCGAGGTCGAAGAAGGCGTCGATGACGACGGCCCGGCGCTCGTAGCAGCGGGCGAGGCGGTGGAAGGCGTTCTGCCAGGCGTGGGTGCGCTCTGCGTGCCACCTCTGGCCGGCCTGGATGGGGGCCTCCCCGCCCTTGTGGGCAATCCGGCCGCGCAGGCCACCGCGTTCGGCGAGTAGGGCGCGAGCCTTGTCGGCGGCATGCATTTGCTCGCCATACCCCAGCTCGCGCCGGCCATGCCCGCTCGCGGGGGCTGCGTCGGCCCCGCGCCAGCGGGGGTGACACCCTTCAGGCCCCCCGCAGGCGGGCAGCTCGGCGAAGGACTGAACGGCGCGCTCCCGCGCCCCCGCGGTGAGCCTGAAACATCGACACCAGGATCGACGACGTCACATACTGACCCTCGTCGAAATCTGACAACGGGGCCTTCTGCGTCCGGGCCTTCCAGGACAGCGACTTCTGCCGCAATCACGATAGGAATCGCAGTGAACGCACCTACGTCGCCGGCCGTTTGGGTGACCGGCGAGACCGTCGACGGCCGGTACCGGGTGATCGGCGAGCTTGGCCGGGGCGGGATGGGCGTCGTGCACCGGGTACGGCATCTCGCCTGGGGCATCGACATGGCGGTGAAGAGTTCGCGGCCCGAGCTGTTCCGGAGCCCCGGCGATCAGGAGCTGTTCGTCAGGGAGGCCGAGGCGTGGGTGTCCCTCGGGCTCCATCCGAACGTCTGCGCCTGCCATTACGTGCGGGTGATCGACGGTGTCCCCCGCGTGTTCGCCGAGTACGTCGACGGCGGCAGCCTGGCCGAGTGGATCAGCGACGGGCGCCTCCACGCCGGGGATGCGCGGCAGGCCCTCGCCCGTGTTCTCGACACGGCAGTCCAAGCGGCCCGTGGGCTCGAGCACGCCCATCGCAGAGACCTGGTGCACCAGGACGTGAAGCCGGCCAACATTCTGCTCGACGGCACGGGCGCCGCGAAGATCACCGACTTCGGTCTCGCCCGGTCCAAGGCCGCCACGGCCCCGGCCGACCTCCAAGTGGCGCCGGGTGTCAGCGTGTTGGTGCCGTCCGGCGGCATGACGGTCGGCTACGCGTCCCCGGAGCAGCTCGCGGGCGAGCCCGTCGGGCGGCGCAGCGATGTCTACAGTTTCGCGGTCTCGGTCCTGGAGATGTTCACCGGCGGTGTGCATTGGGCGGCTGGTTCGGTCGCGGGTCTCGCGCTGGAGGAATACCTGGCCGACCCCTCGAATCCGGTCGCGGCGCCGCCGGAGGTCGCCCACCTGCTCCGGCGCTGCCTGCGGCAGCACCCGGCCCACCGGCCGGCCTCGATGGCGGACATCGCGGATGTACTGACCGGGATCTACGAGCAGGCGACCGGCTCGGCGTATCCGCGTCCCACGTCGCAGGCCGCCGATCTGCGCGCCGACGAGCTCAACAACCGTGGCCTCTCGCTCCTCGACCTGGACCGGGCCACCGACGCCGAGCAGGCCTTCGACCAGGCGCTCGCGGTCGACCCGCACCACGTCGGGGCCGTGTACAACGGTGGCCTGTTCCGGTGGCGTACGGGGGCGATCACGGATGGGGAACTCGTCGCCCGGTTGGAGGCGATCCCGCGTGGGTCCGGCGCGTCCTCCTGGCAGGTGCGGCTGTTTCTGGCCCGGGTCCACCTCGAACGCGGCGACCTCGCGGCGGCACACGACCTGCTCGACGCCCTCGCGCGCGAACGGCCCGACGACACCGACGTACGGGCGGCGCTGCGGGTGGCGGCCTCCGGAACCGTGGCCGATGCCCGCCACGCCGGCACCCGCGAGTTCCGCGAGCCGTTCGCGCTGCCGTTCGCGCCGGTGGAACTGCTCGCCCGGCACGAGGTGATGGGCTACCTGCCGATCCGGTTCACTCCCGACGGACGCCTCGCGCTGAGCGGCCACTGGGACGGCGTGCTCCGGCTGTGGTCCACGGCGACCTGCGCACAGCGGTTGGCGGTCGAGGGCCACCGCACGCAGGTGCTCGGCGTCGACCTCACCCCTGACGGCTCGTACGCACTGTCCACGAGCCGCGACGGCACGGTGCAGTTCTGGGATCTCGGGGCAGGCAGGTGTACCCGCGTCATCCGCTCCGCCGCACGCGCCACGGGGTGCCCGGTCAGGTTGAGCGCCGACGGACGCATCGGTGTGTGGCAGGGCGTGGACGGGCGCGTCCAGGTCTGGGAACCGCGGACCGGGACCCCCCGCTGGTCGCTCGGGGCAGCACTCGAGGACGGCGCCCTGGACGGCTCGCAGTACGAGGTGAGCGCCGACGGGCGCCATGTGCTCACCGCCGAGGAGGACGGGGCGCGGCTGTGGAGCGTGGCCGATGGCCGGTGCCGGGTGCTGGCCGCCGGCTCGGCGACGCATGCGCTGTGCTTCAGTCCCGACGGGTGGATGGTCGCGGTGGCCGGCGAGGACCGGGTGATCCGGTTGTGGGATGTGCGGGACGGCCGGCAGGCCGGTGCGTTGCGTACGTTGACGGGGCTGACCGCCGCGGCCGGTCACCTGGCCTTCGCCGACAATGGGCGGCTGCTGCTGTCCGGAACCACCGGCGACCACACCGTTCAGATCTGGGAGCTGAGCAGCGGCCGGTGTCTGCGGACCTTCACCGCCCACGCGTACGGGATGCACCACGTCGGATTCCCCGACGGCGACGACCGGTTCGGCTGCTCCGTCGGCGGGCATCCCGAACTGCCCATGCATCGCTGGCGGTTGCCCGATACCGAATACGCCGCCGAGCCGTACGTGATCAAGCCGCGCGAGTACGCGGAGGTCAGCCGGCTCGGCGGACTGGCCGAGGGACTGCTCGCCGAAGCACGCCAGGCGATGTCGGACGGCCGACACCGGTCAGCCTTCGGCCTGTTGACCCGCGCACGGGAGATACCGGGATACGAGCGCGCGCCCCAGGTCCTGGCCGCCTGGCACGAACTGGGCCGCTCGGCGCGCCACGTACGGCTGCGCTCCGCCTGGTCGCGGCCACTGGACGCCGGCCACCTCTCCTACGGCGCCGTCACGGCGATCGGTGTCGCCGCGGGTGTCCGGCTCGCCGTCAGCGGGCAGAGCGACGGCACCGTACGCATGTGGGATCTTGACAGCGGCGCGTGCACGCGCGCCCTCGACGATCACCCGGGCAGGGTGGGCGGGGTGGCGTTGAGCGACGACGGCCGGCACGTCCTGTGCGAGGGCACCAAGCCACTCGCGATCATTCGGTGGCGGCTGGCGGACGGCGAGTGCCGTCGGCTGACTCCGGACTGGGACATGAGGAGGACCATCAGGTTCACCGGCGACGGGAGATACGCCTGGTTCGGCAGCGGCGACGGTGTCCTGCGCCGATGGGACCTGGACGACGACCGCTGCATCGCGACGATCACCCGGAACGGCCCGGTCAACGTGATCTCCACATCCGCGGACGGGCGGCTCGCGGCGGTCGGCGACAGCAACGGCGTGGTCCGGCTGCGAGATCTTGACACCGGAGCCTGCCTGCGGACCTGGACCGGCCCCCGGGAACCGATCCTGTCGGCGTGCCTGAGCGCCGACGGCCGCCTGGCCATGTCCACACACCAGGTCATGTCCTCGGGCGCCAAGGACGAACCGATCCGGCTGTGGGACGCCGGCGCCGGGCGGTCCGTACGCGAGTTCGCAGGGCACGAGGGCTGGGTCTCCGCCGTGCGGTTCACACCCGACGCCCGGTTCGCCTTCTCGGCCGGCCACGACAGAACCGTACGGATGTGGGAGGTCGCCACCGGCCGATGCCTGCACGTGCTCGAAGGGCACCAACAACGCATCCGGCACCTCGAACTCACCCCCGACCTGCGCAACTTGGTCTCGGCGGGAGACGACGGCATCCGGCTCTGGGACCTCGACTGGGAGCTGGTGGCCGACTGAGCGGAGCGGGATGCGTACGGTCCGACGCCGCAGACGGCACGCTCAGGTTCACCGTCTCGTCCCCGAAGCCCTCCGGAGCCCTCCCCTCACACACAAGGAGACGATCCTCTGTGACGCCCTCGGCCACCATCACGCTCACCCTCGTCGAGGGCCGGGTCGAGCCCGGCGCGTACGTCTTCGAGGAGCGCACCACCCGCGTCCTCGGCCGCTCCACCGACTGTTCGCCACAACTGCCCGACGACCCCGACCACAAGACCGTCTCCCGCCACCACTGCCTGCTCGACATCAACCCGCCGGACATCCGCATCCGCGACTTCGGCAGCCTCAACGGCACGTACGTCAACGGCGAGAAGATCGGCCAGCGGCGCCGCGGCCTCACCCCCGAGGAGGCCGTCGCGGATTCCTACCCCGAGCACGACCTCAGGGACGGCGACCGGATCCGCCTCGGTGACACCGTGTTCCGCGTCGACATCACGCGGCCGCAGGTCGCCACGCTGAGGCTCGCGCGCTGCGCCAAGTGCGAGCGCGAGCTGGGCGACGAGGCGGGCGGCCGCCCCGGCGAGTTGTTGTGCGCCGCCTGTCAGGCCCGGCCCGACGCCGTGCTCAAACTGCTGCTCGAGCTGGCGCACGGCGGCCGCGCCGACCTCAAGGCCATCCGCGGCTACTCGGTGATCCGGGAGCTCGGCCGTGGCGGCATGGGCGCGGTGTACCTGGCCCGGCACGAGGCCACCGGCGTCGAGGTGGCGCTGAAGGTGATGCTGCCGAAGGTGGCGGCGAGCGAGACGGCGCGCGCCCGGTTCCTGCGCGAGGTGGCGCTCACCCGGGCAATGAAGCATCCGCACGTCGTCGCGCTGCACGACGCGGGCTTCGGATACGGAACCTTCTATCTGACCACCGAGTTCTGCACCGGCGGCAGCCTGGACCGGCTCGTCGCCGAACGTGGCGGGCGACTCCCGGTCGAGGAAGCGGTGCCCATCGCGGTGCAGGCGCTCAAGGGCCTGGAACACGCGCACCGGCAGGGCGTCGTCCACCGCGACCTGAGCCCCTCCAACATCCTGCTGCACAGGGAGACCGACGGCTCGACGACGGCGAAGATCGCGGACTTCGGTATCGGAAAGGCCTTTGACCAGGCGGGCCTGAGCGGGCTGACACGCACCGGCACCACAGCGGGCAAACCGATGTTCATGCCGCGCCAACAGGTCATCGACTTCCGCAAGGCCACCCCCGCCATGGACGTCTGGGCATTGGCCGCCTGCATCTACCACACGCTGACCGGAAGGCCCCCGCGCGAGTTCCCGCGCGCCAAGGACCCCTGGCAGGTCGTCCTGCAAGAGCCGGCGATCCCGATCCGCCGCCGCGACCCGGCCATCCCACGACGCCTCGCGGAGGTCATCGACACGGCGCTGCGGGAGCACCCCGAGATCGGCTGCGCGAGCGCGGCGGCGCTGCGCGGGGCGCTGGAGCGGGCGGGGCGGTGAGCCCTGACTGCGGCAGTTACGCGGGAGAAACCGGCCAGCTACCGTGAGCCGAAGACCGCGGTCCGCGGACCGCTCACAGCGGACTTGCTCGACACTGCTGTGAACCAGCTCACCAGGAGGGGCGGGGCGCACTCCCCGAACCTCGGGGAAACGCACCGACAGAGACCGACAACGGCCTGCAAGTCCAACAGTTGGCGCCCTGCATCGAACAAAACCCGATGATTTGCAACGGGAGCCCACGCCCCCGGACCGCCGGCCCCACACCTTGGGCAGCCGACCGGCTCACCGGGCGCCAACGGTCTCCAGCAGGACGTGGAGGTCGTGGGCGGCTTCGGCAGTGGACAGGGTCACGGCGGCGAGGACCGTGGCTGTCGCGGCGGCGAGGACGGGGTGGCGGCCGAAGGGAGGAGCGAGAAGGGCGGCGACGCGGCGGGGCACGGGTCCGGCGGCGGCGAGTGGGGTGCGGCGGCCGAGGATGCCCAGAGCGGCGCCCGGAGTGCGGGCGGGGACGTTGTGGGCGGCGAGGGCCGCTTTGCCGACGGTGCGGGCGACCCGCTCGCGGTCGCCGGTGGCGATGGCCGCGTTCTCATCCGCCCACCGTTCGATGGTGTACGTCACGGCCGTGGCGAGGGGGCGTAGCAGGGGGTTGGCGGCGGCGCCGAGCTGGGTCAGGGCGACGAAGGCGTAATGGTGGGCCGTCAGGTGGGCGCGTTCGTGGGCGAGCAGGATGTGGCGCTCGGTTTCGTCCAGGGTGTGCAGCATGCCGGTGGAGACGACGACGCGGCCGGGCAGGCCGGGGATCGCGAAGGCGTTGGGGGCCTCGTCCTCGATCACGACCAGGCCGTCTTCGGCGGGCATGCAGGCAGCTTCCAGGGCGGCGGTGGCCAGAGTGCGGGCGCGTCGCCAGAGCATGCGGGCGGCCATGAGGACGGCGGCGCCGAGCAGTAGCCCGGCGACCAGGGCGACGGACAGTTCGGCGGGATCGTCGCGCTGCGCGGTGTGGGCCGACCAGTGGCCGAGGCCGGCCGGCTCAGGGAAGCGGATCAGCCCGGTGATGGCCAGCAGCCCCAGTGAGATGGTGGTCGCCGTGCCCAGTACGAAGGCCGAGGCGGTGAGCAGCCAGGTCGCCAGGCGGGGTTCGCATCGCTCCGCCAGGGGGCGTACTCCGAGGGGAGCGAGCAGGGAGAGCAGCAGGGGGATGTAGACGGCGATGCGCATCTGGGCCGCCTCTTCCTACTGGTCGGGGTCGAGCAGTTGGCGCAGCAGGTCCGCGTCGGTGGTGGACAGCTCGTCGGCGAAGCGGGCGAGGACGTCCTGGCGGTCGGACCGCTCTTCCAGGACCGAGCGCATGCGGCGGGCGGCGAAGCCGGGGTCGTCGGTCACGGGGGCGTAGGCGTAGGCCCGGCCGCGCGGGGTGCGGGTGAGCAACTGCTTGGTATGCATCCGGGTGAGGATCGTCACCACGCTGTTGTAGGCCAGCTCGTCGCCGAGGCGTTCGGTGACCTCCCGGGGGGTCAGCGCGCCGTCGGCCCGCTGCAGCAGTTCGAGGATCTCGGCCTCGCGCGCACCGTTGGGCCGCTTGGGCCCGTGTCCTGGCGTGCGGATGCCCATGCGGTTGGCCTCCCCTCTCTCATCACCTACACTCGCGTAGGACTCCTACACGGGTGTAAAAGCTGTTGTCTCCCAAGTGTGCCATGCACGCGTGCCCGGCAGAACTCTGCCTTCGGCCGGCACGGCCGGAAAGGACCCTGCGGTGCCCTTGGCCCTCAACCCGCTGGATGCCGCCGAACTGCTGACAGCGTTCGGCACGGCGGGGGTTTTCGTGGCGCTGTTCGCCGAGACCGGGCTGCTGATCGGCTTCTCCCTGCCCGGTGCGCTGCTCGCTGCCGCGGCCGGGGCGCTGTTCGGCGCCCAGACCGGCCATCTGATCGGCCGCCGCGCCGGGCGGGCCGTGCCGGTCCGTACCCGCGGCCGGCACCTGATCGACGGGGTGAGGCGTGCGGAGGAGCTGCTCGCCCGCTACGGCCATGGCAGGGCAATCGTGCTCGCCCGGTTCATCCCGGTCCTGCGGACCGTGCTCAACCCGCTCGCCGGGATGGTCCGGGTGCCCGCCCGCACCTTCGCACTGTGGCAGGTGGCCGGAGGCGTGGTGTGGACGGCGGGCCTGGTGGTCGGCGGCTACGCCCTGGGCGCGAGAATCCCGAACCTCGACCGCTGCCTGCTCCCTCTGGTCGCGGTGATCGTCGCCGTCTCCTTGCTGCCACTTGCCCTGGAAGCGCTCAGGTCCCGCCGGACCCCCATCGCCGCGGAGCCGACCGTGGGGAGCGCCAAGTGAAGATCACCTTCCTGATCCACAATGTGTACGCGATCGGCGGCACGATCCGCACCACACTCAATCTCGCCGGCGTGCTCGCCGACCAGCACGAGGTGACGATCGTGTCGATGCTCCGCCACCGCACCCGCCCGCGGTTCGTCATCGATCCACGGGTGACGGTGGTGCCCCTGGTCGACATACGGGAGAACAGTGCGGACGAGGGCGATCCGCTGCTGCACCGGCCGGCCGAGGTCTTCCCCACCGCCGAGAAGCGGTACAAGCAGTACAGCCGCCTCACCGACCAGCGGGCGCGGGAGTACCTGCGGAGCTGCGACGCGGACGTGATCATCGGCACCCGGCCGGGCATCAATGTGTACCTGGCCCGCTTCGCCCCGCCCCGGGCGCTGCGCATCGCCCAGGAACACCTCACCCACGACACGCACACCAAGAAGTTGCGCGCCCAACTCGCCCGCCAGTACCGCGACCTGGATGCCGTGGTCACCACGACAGACGCCGACGCGGCCGTCTACCGGGCGAGGATGCGGCTGCCGGGCGTGCGGATCCTGGCCATACCCAACAGCGTGCCCGACCCCGGCCTGCCGCCCACCGACGGCAGCGCCCCCGTCATCGCCGCGGCCGGACGGCTGGTGCGCGCCAAGCGGTTCGACCTGCTCATCGAGGCATTCACCGATGTCGCCGCCAAGCACCCCGACTGGTCGCTGCGCGTTTACGGCGCGGGCGCCGACAAGGAACGGCTCCAGCGGCTGATCGAGGAGCAGGGTCTGGGAGGCCGGGCGGTGCTGATGGGCGCGGTGTCCCCGATCGAGGCCGAGTTCGCGAAGGCGTCGATCGTCGCCTCCGCCTCCGACGCGGAGTCCTTCGGCATGACGCTGGTCGAGGCGATGCGCTGTGGCATACCGGTGGTCGCCACCGATTGCCCGCTCGGCCCCGCCGAGATCATCGACGAGGGCGTCGACGGCCGCCTGGTCCCCATGGGCGACCGGCAGGCGCTGGCCGCCGCGCTGGGCGACCTGATCGCCGACGAGTCCGGCCGCCGCCGCATGGGCGAGGCCGCCCGCGCCGCGGCCCGCCGCTTCGATCCGGCCCATGTGGCCCACGCCTACGAGGAACTGTTCGGCGACCTCGCGGCCACGCGTTCCCCCCGTGCCTGGCAGCGCCGCAAGGCCCACTGGCGCAACCGCGCGGGCCGGGCCCTGCGCCGTCTGCGCCGCTGACCCCGATTCCGCTGACCGCGGTCGCCGCGCCGTTCCCCAGCGAACACGGCCCGCTCCATCCACCTCCACCCCACCACCACAGAAACGGATCCAGATGAGTGCCATCAGCATCGGCCAAGCGGCCATCCTCGGCATCGTCGAAGGCATCACGGAGTTCCTCCCCGTCTCCTCCACCGGTCATCTGAAGATCACCGAAGGACTGATGGGCATCCCGGTCGACGACACCTCCGTGGTCGGCTTCACCGCCGTCATCCAGGTCGGCGCGATCGCCGCGGTGCTGGTGTACTTCTTCAACGACATCGTGCGGATCGTCTCCGCCTGGGGCCGCGGACTCGCCCACCGCGATCAGCGGTACCACCACGACTACAAGTTCGCCTGGTGGGTCATCTACGCCACCATCCCGATCGTGATCGTGGGCCTGGCCGCCAAACCGCTCATCGAAGGCCCGCTCGCATCCCTGTGGGTGGTCGCCGGCTCCCTCATCGTCGGGTCCGGCGTGATGTGGGTGGCCGACCAGATGGGCCGCCACAAGCGCGGCGAGGACGACACGGGCTTCAAGGACGCCATGCTGGTCGGCTGCTCGCAGATCCTCGCGCTGCTCTTCCCCGGCTTCTCACGCTCCGGCGCCACCATGTCCACCGCGCTCATCCTCGACCTGGACCGGGTCGCCGCCACCCGCCTGTCCTTCTTCCTCGGCATCCCGGCGCTGACCGGCGCGGGCCTGTACGAGCTGAAGGACGCCGTCGGCGCCGGGGTCGGCACCGTCCCCCTCGTGGTGGGCACCGCCGTCTCGTTCGTGGTCGCCTACGCCTCGATCGCCTGGCTGCTGAAGTTCATCGCCAAGCACTCCTTCAACGCCTTCGTCGTCTACCGCATCGCCATCGGCCTGCTGCTGTTCGGCCTGCTGGGTAGCGGGGCGCTCACCGCGTGATCGCTTCGCGTAAGGTCATCCGCCCGCCACGCCGGATCCCGTGGTTGGTGCTGGCAGCCCTCGCCTATGCCGTAGCCCAACTCACCCTTGTGGTACCGCATCTGGGGCTGGGCTGGGACGAAACGGTGTACCTCTCCCAGGTCGACCCGCACCGCCCGGCGGCGTACTTCAGCGCCCCGCGCTCGCGTGGCATCAGCCTTCTGGCCGCCCCCGTGCTCGCCGTCACCGACTCCACCACCGTGCTCCGGGTCGTCCTGGCGCTGCTGTCCGCCGCCGCCCTGTACGCGGCCTACCGCGTCTGGCAGCCGATGCTCGGCCCCGGACGGACCGCCCTGGCCGCACTGCTGTTCGCCGGCCTGTGGACGACCCTGCTCTACGGGCCGCAGGCCATGCCCAACCTGTGGGTGGCCCTGTCCGCGGTGGCGGCCGTCGGCTGCTTCCTGCGGGCCGCACACCCCCCTGCGGGGCGGCGGACCCTGCTCGGCCTGGGCGCCATGGTCGCGGCCGCCACCTGCTTCCGCTTCTCCGACGGCGTCTGGCTCGCCCTGCCCCTGCTCGCGGCGTGCGCGATCGTCCCGGCCTGGCGGCGACCGGCGCCCGCGCTCGCCGTCGTCGGCGGGTTCGCCGTGGGTGGCGCCGAGTGGATCGCGGAGGCGTACGTACGCTGGGGCGGGGTCGGCGCCCGGCTGCGCCTCTCCAGCATCACCGAGGGCGGCATGGGCGCGCGCTGGGCGGGCGGCATGGCATGGCGCAGCCTCAACGGCCCCCTGCTCTGCCGCCCCTGCCACGTCCCGCTCACCCACCCCGAACTCACCCTGTGGTGGCTGGCCCTGCCCGCCCTCGCCCTCATCGCCTGCGTCCTGGCCTGGCGGGCCCGGCGCGACGCGGTCATCCTGCTCCCCATCGCCTGCGCCGCCACGCTGAGCATCCCCTACCTGCTGCTCATCGGCTACTCCGCGCCGCGCTTCCTGCTGCCCGTCTACGCCCTGCTGTCCCCTCCGCTCGCCACCCTGGCCGCACACTCCGCGCACGCCATCCGCCCGCCCCGCACCCGCGCCCTGGCCGCCGGGCTGGCAGCCGCGCTGCTCGCCCTGCACCTGTCCGCGCAGTACAAGGTCCTCGACCGCAACACGGCCACCGCCCGCGCCACCGCCGCCCGCTACCGCACCGCCGCCCACGACCTGCGCCGCCTCGGACTCACCCCGCCCTGCCTGGTCAGCGGCACTCACGCGCCACCCATCGGCTACGACGCCGGCTGCGCCTCCGCCAACGTCGGCGGCAACAACCGCAACACCACCGCACAGGCCCTGCTGCACCGCGCCGCCCGCGAACCCGCCGCCATCCTCGCCAGGGCCCACTCCGGCCCTCCCCGCTACGCCCGCACCTGGACCCCGCACCCCCTGCCGGGCGCCGGGCTCACGGCCTACACGCCTCCCCATTGACCGGCGGCCGTGCCGAAACCGGCCGCGGGCAAGTCCTGCTTGCGCAGCGGGTTGGAGTCGACATCTCGTACGCCTCCGGCTGGATACCGGGCTCAGGCGCAGAACACCTCGCCGCCCGCGGAGCGGGCCAGACGGCACGCGAGCGGCAGCCCGAGACCCGCTCCGTGGTGACCGTCGCCGGGATCGGCGCGCCGCCCCGGTTGGCAGAACTCTCCGACGGACACCTCCGGTACTCCCGGCCCGTCGTCGCGGTGATGTCGATCGCCACGCCGCCGGACCCTGGGCCGTCCCATCACGGTGACGGTGGAACGGGCGTAGCGGACGGCGTTGGCACCGGCCGGCGTTCGCACTCCGACGACCTGTGACCGGCGCTCGTAGGCCAGGAATCCCGGGTGACGGTCAGCACGGGCGACACAGCCCTTGTCCCCATGGGCCGCGTCGCCCGTGCCGCATATGGGCCCGACCAGTGCCGCCCCGTCGGACGGCCACCGCACGATGTCGCATGCCTCGACGTATCCGTTTCCGCGATCGACGAGCGCGACCCACCGCCGGCCCATGCGGGCGGTGGCCCGCACAGGCGGTCCCTTCGACGGCTGGGCGTTGGGTCAGCAGGTCATGCGGTGAGTGGGGCAGGTCGTCGGCCCGCCGCCAGCCGCCGGGTGATCAGCGGGGTCACCAGGACGACGACCAGCAGGCGCAGGCTCTGGACGGTGGAGACCAGGGCGACGTTCGCATGGGAGGAGACTGCCGTGGCGAGAACCGCGTTGATCCCTCCGGGGGTCGTGGCGAGGTAGGCGTCGGTGAACGGGATGCTCGTCACGCCTGCGAAGACCCACGCCAGCCCGGCGCAGCCGAGACAGACGACCGCCATGCAGGCCAGGATCGGGGGCAGCAGGCGC is a window of Streptomyces violaceusniger Tu 4113 DNA encoding:
- a CDS encoding WD40 repeat domain-containing serine/threonine protein kinase → MNAPTSPAVWVTGETVDGRYRVIGELGRGGMGVVHRVRHLAWGIDMAVKSSRPELFRSPGDQELFVREAEAWVSLGLHPNVCACHYVRVIDGVPRVFAEYVDGGSLAEWISDGRLHAGDARQALARVLDTAVQAARGLEHAHRRDLVHQDVKPANILLDGTGAAKITDFGLARSKAATAPADLQVAPGVSVLVPSGGMTVGYASPEQLAGEPVGRRSDVYSFAVSVLEMFTGGVHWAAGSVAGLALEEYLADPSNPVAAPPEVAHLLRRCLRQHPAHRPASMADIADVLTGIYEQATGSAYPRPTSQAADLRADELNNRGLSLLDLDRATDAEQAFDQALAVDPHHVGAVYNGGLFRWRTGAITDGELVARLEAIPRGSGASSWQVRLFLARVHLERGDLAAAHDLLDALARERPDDTDVRAALRVAASGTVADARHAGTREFREPFALPFAPVELLARHEVMGYLPIRFTPDGRLALSGHWDGVLRLWSTATCAQRLAVEGHRTQVLGVDLTPDGSYALSTSRDGTVQFWDLGAGRCTRVIRSAARATGCPVRLSADGRIGVWQGVDGRVQVWEPRTGTPRWSLGAALEDGALDGSQYEVSADGRHVLTAEEDGARLWSVADGRCRVLAAGSATHALCFSPDGWMVAVAGEDRVIRLWDVRDGRQAGALRTLTGLTAAAGHLAFADNGRLLLSGTTGDHTVQIWELSSGRCLRTFTAHAYGMHHVGFPDGDDRFGCSVGGHPELPMHRWRLPDTEYAAEPYVIKPREYAEVSRLGGLAEGLLAEARQAMSDGRHRSAFGLLTRAREIPGYERAPQVLAAWHELGRSARHVRLRSAWSRPLDAGHLSYGAVTAIGVAAGVRLAVSGQSDGTVRMWDLDSGACTRALDDHPGRVGGVALSDDGRHVLCEGTKPLAIIRWRLADGECRRLTPDWDMRRTIRFTGDGRYAWFGSGDGVLRRWDLDDDRCIATITRNGPVNVISTSADGRLAAVGDSNGVVRLRDLDTGACLRTWTGPREPILSACLSADGRLAMSTHQVMSSGAKDEPIRLWDAGAGRSVREFAGHEGWVSAVRFTPDARFAFSAGHDRTVRMWEVATGRCLHVLEGHQQRIRHLELTPDLRNLVSAGDDGIRLWDLDWELVAD
- a CDS encoding protein kinase domain-containing protein, coding for MTPSATITLTLVEGRVEPGAYVFEERTTRVLGRSTDCSPQLPDDPDHKTVSRHHCLLDINPPDIRIRDFGSLNGTYVNGEKIGQRRRGLTPEEAVADSYPEHDLRDGDRIRLGDTVFRVDITRPQVATLRLARCAKCERELGDEAGGRPGELLCAACQARPDAVLKLLLELAHGGRADLKAIRGYSVIRELGRGGMGAVYLARHEATGVEVALKVMLPKVAASETARARFLREVALTRAMKHPHVVALHDAGFGYGTFYLTTEFCTGGSLDRLVAERGGRLPVEEAVPIAVQALKGLEHAHRQGVVHRDLSPSNILLHRETDGSTTAKIADFGIGKAFDQAGLSGLTRTGTTAGKPMFMPRQQVIDFRKATPAMDVWALAACIYHTLTGRPPREFPRAKDPWQVVLQEPAIPIRRRDPAIPRRLAEVIDTALREHPEIGCASAAALRGALERAGR
- a CDS encoding M56 family metallopeptidase, with amino-acid sequence MRIAVYIPLLLSLLAPLGVRPLAERCEPRLATWLLTASAFVLGTATTISLGLLAITGLIRFPEPAGLGHWSAHTAQRDDPAELSVALVAGLLLGAAVLMAARMLWRRARTLATAALEAACMPAEDGLVVIEDEAPNAFAIPGLPGRVVVSTGMLHTLDETERHILLAHERAHLTAHHYAFVALTQLGAAANPLLRPLATAVTYTIERWADENAAIATGDRERVARTVGKAALAAHNVPARTPGAALGILGRRTPLAAAGPVPRRVAALLAPPFGRHPVLAAATATVLAAVTLSTAEAAHDLHVLLETVGAR
- a CDS encoding BlaI/MecI/CopY family transcriptional regulator, encoding MGIRTPGHGPKRPNGAREAEILELLQRADGALTPREVTERLGDELAYNSVVTILTRMHTKQLLTRTPRGRAYAYAPVTDDPGFAARRMRSVLEERSDRQDVLARFADELSTTDADLLRQLLDPDQ
- a CDS encoding DedA family protein, with protein sequence MPLALNPLDAAELLTAFGTAGVFVALFAETGLLIGFSLPGALLAAAAGALFGAQTGHLIGRRAGRAVPVRTRGRHLIDGVRRAEELLARYGHGRAIVLARFIPVLRTVLNPLAGMVRVPARTFALWQVAGGVVWTAGLVVGGYALGARIPNLDRCLLPLVAVIVAVSLLPLALEALRSRRTPIAAEPTVGSAK
- a CDS encoding glycosyltransferase family 4 protein — its product is MKITFLIHNVYAIGGTIRTTLNLAGVLADQHEVTIVSMLRHRTRPRFVIDPRVTVVPLVDIRENSADEGDPLLHRPAEVFPTAEKRYKQYSRLTDQRAREYLRSCDADVIIGTRPGINVYLARFAPPRALRIAQEHLTHDTHTKKLRAQLARQYRDLDAVVTTTDADAAVYRARMRLPGVRILAIPNSVPDPGLPPTDGSAPVIAAAGRLVRAKRFDLLIEAFTDVAAKHPDWSLRVYGAGADKERLQRLIEEQGLGGRAVLMGAVSPIEAEFAKASIVASASDAESFGMTLVEAMRCGIPVVATDCPLGPAEIIDEGVDGRLVPMGDRQALAAALGDLIADESGRRRMGEAARAAARRFDPAHVAHAYEELFGDLAATRSPRAWQRRKAHWRNRAGRALRRLRR
- a CDS encoding undecaprenyl-diphosphate phosphatase, yielding MSAISIGQAAILGIVEGITEFLPVSSTGHLKITEGLMGIPVDDTSVVGFTAVIQVGAIAAVLVYFFNDIVRIVSAWGRGLAHRDQRYHHDYKFAWWVIYATIPIVIVGLAAKPLIEGPLASLWVVAGSLIVGSGVMWVADQMGRHKRGEDDTGFKDAMLVGCSQILALLFPGFSRSGATMSTALILDLDRVAATRLSFFLGIPALTGAGLYELKDAVGAGVGTVPLVVGTAVSFVVAYASIAWLLKFIAKHSFNAFVVYRIAIGLLLFGLLGSGALTA
- a CDS encoding ATP-binding protein, which produces MRATARMGRRWVALVDRGNGYVEACDIVRWPSDGAALVGPICGTGDAAHGDKGCVARADRHPGFLAYERRSQVVGVRTPAGANAVRYARSTVTVMGRPRVRRRGDRHHRDDGPGVPEVSVGEFCQPGRRADPGDGHHGAGLGLPLACRLARSAGGEVFCA